Part of the Cryptosporangium arvum DSM 44712 genome, CTGCACGTGCGGCGGCGGCGCGCTCACCGGGCGGGCGGGCGCGCTGACCGGACGCCCGGCACCCGCACCGGACACCTGCGGGCCGGTGGTGCGCAGCGGCGGCCCCGAGCGCGGCGGCACCGGGGCCGACACCGGGCGGCCGGTGGGGGCGGCGCCCTCGCCGGGCAGCGACCCGACCCGGAGGCTGCCCTCGGCCACGACCGTCTCGGGCTGCTCGAGCGCCGTGGGGGCCACCTGGAGCTGGCTGTGGATCAGGTGCGCGGCCAGCGGGATGCGGCTGGACCCGCCGACCAGGAAGATGCCGACGAGATCACGCGGGTTCAGGTGCGCCTCGGTGATCGTGGTCGTGAGGCAGTTCACGGTCCGCTCGAGGTAGGGGCGGATCAGGTGCTCGAGCTCGTCGCGCGTCAGGTGCGCGTCGATCTCCATCGCCGGCAGGTGGATGTCGGCGCTGGTGGTGCGCGAGAGCATCTCCTTGGCGCCGCGCACGTCCTCCCAGAGCATCCGCCGGTTGCGGCGGTCGGTGGCGTCCAGCGGGTTCTGCAGGCGCTGCCAGAAGTCACCGTTGGTGCGGGAGTACACCTGCCCGAGGTGCTCGATCACCGCGTGGTCGAAGTCGACGCCGCCGACGTCGGGCAGGCCGCCCTCGGCCAGCACCTCGAAGCCGGCCGCGGTGCGCCGCACCACGGTGGCGTCGAACGTGCCGCCGCCCAGGTCGTAGATCGCCAGCGACCGGCCGATCGGCACCGACGTCTGCAGCTCGGCGGTGAAGTAGGAGGCCGCGGCGACCGGCTCGGCGATCAGCTTCGGACGCGGTAACCCGGCGCGGACGGCCCCCTCGATCAGCACGTTGCGCCGCCGCTCCGCCCACCGCGCCGGGTGCGTCATCCGCACCTCGTCGGGCAGCGAGCCCAGCTGGCGCCGGGCCTCGGTGGCCACGGTGCCGAGCACGGTCGCGAACACGTCGGGAACCGGCATCTCCCGGTCGCCCAGGAAGATCGTCCCGTCGTCGACCCGCCGTTTCGGGTTCGGCTCGAAGCGCCCGGGGTCGACCCGCGCGTTCCGCTCGGCGTCCCGGCCCACCACCATCCGGCCGTCGGTACCGAGGTACACCGCGGACGGCAGCAATGGTGAACCGTCGAACAACAACGGTCGAACCCGACCGTCAGGCGTGCGGAGCATCGCCACAGTGTTCGACGTGCCGAAGTCGATGCCCAGCACGCGCATGAGGCTCCCCCTTTCGCCGATTACCCTATCGGTGCCGTACGACAGGCCGGATGGGCATCGTCGGTTCCCCGACGCACGGCGATACTGACACGCGTGCCACTCCCGTTTCTCGACGCTCCCCGTCCCCTCGCGTTCGCTCACCGTGGTGGCGCGGCCCGGGGGCTCGAGAACACGATGACGGCGTTCGCCCACGCGGTCGAGGCCGGCTACCGCTACGTCGAGACCGACGTCCACGCGACCGCCGACGGCGCGCTGGTGGCGTTCCACGACCGGACCCTCGACCGGGTCACCGATCGCACCGGCCGGATCGGCGCGCTCCCGCTGAGCGAGGTGCGCGCCGCCCGGATCGGCGGTACCGAGCGGGTCCCGCTCTTCGACGAGCTCCTCGAGACCTGGCCGTCGCTCCGGATCAACATCGACGTCAAGGCCGACGCCGCGGTGGCTCCGCTGGCCGAGGCGCTCGCCCGCCACCGGGCCCACGACCGGGTGTGCATCGGCTCGTTCTCCGATCGACGATTGGCACGGTTCCGGGGGCGATGCCCGTCGGTCGCGACGTCGCTCGGCCCCCGGGACGTGGCCCGGCTGCGGGTGGCGTCGCTGACCGGCGGGCGTCCGCGGTTCGCGCCCGGCGTCTGCGCGGCGCAGGTACCGATCCGCCACCGCGGCGTCCGCGTCGTCGACGCCCGGTTCGTCGCCGCCGCCCACCGTCTCGGCCTGCAGGTGCACGTCTGGACCGTCGACGACGAGGCCACCATGCTGTGGCTGCTCGACCTCGGGGTGGATGGCATCATGACCGACCGGATCGACGTCCTGCGTGACGTCCTCACCGCCCGCGGCCACTGGGCCGCCTGAACGATCAGGACGCCCGTGACGGAATCTCGGTCCACCACGCAGGAACGCCGCGGCTGGTACTTCTACGACTGGGCGATCTCGGCGTACAACACCACCGTCATCACGGTCTTCCTCGGTCCGTACCTGACGTCGCTGGCCGAGCGCGCGGCCGGCTGCTCCGACGAGGGTTCGACCTGCGTCGACCTGCACCCGCTCGGCATCCCGGTCGCGCCCGGCTCGTTCTTCGCCTACGTGCTGTCGCTGTCGGTGATCGCGCAGGTGCTGGTGCTGCCGCTCGTCGGTGCCTACGCCGACCGGTCCTGGCACAAGAAGCGGCTGCTCGCCTGGATCACGGCGCTCGGGGCGACGGCGACGATCGCGATGGTGTTCGTCACCGGCGACCGCTACCTGCTCGGCGGTGCGCTCCTGGTGGTCTCCAACGTGCTGTTCGGCGCGGCCGAGACGGTCTACTACTCCTACCTGCCGCAGATCTCCGACCCGGACGAACGGGACGCGGTGAGCAGCCGCGGCTGGGCGATCGGTTACCTCGGCGGCGGGCTGCTGCTGCTGTTCAACGTCATCGCGGTGCTCGTCGGCGACGGCCTGGGCTGGTCGACCGGTGAGATCGCGCGCTGGAGCATCGTCTCGGCCGGGGTGTGGTGGGCGGTGTTCGCGATCTTCGCGATCCGCCCGCTGCGCGACCGTCCGCCGGTGGAGACGTCCCGGAGCCGCTCGGTCTTCGCCGGCTTCGGCCAGCTGGCGCGGACGCTGCGCGAGCTCGGCAGCCTGAAGCTGACGCTGCTCTTCCTCGTCGCCTACTTGATCTACAACGACGGCATCCAGACCGTG contains:
- a CDS encoding glycerophosphodiester phosphodiesterase family protein, which gives rise to MTRVPLPFLDAPRPLAFAHRGGAARGLENTMTAFAHAVEAGYRYVETDVHATADGALVAFHDRTLDRVTDRTGRIGALPLSEVRAARIGGTERVPLFDELLETWPSLRINIDVKADAAVAPLAEALARHRAHDRVCIGSFSDRRLARFRGRCPSVATSLGPRDVARLRVASLTGGRPRFAPGVCAAQVPIRHRGVRVVDARFVAAAHRLGLQVHVWTVDDEATMLWLLDLGVDGIMTDRIDVLRDVLTARGHWAA
- a CDS encoding MFS transporter — translated: MTESRSTTQERRGWYFYDWAISAYNTTVITVFLGPYLTSLAERAAGCSDEGSTCVDLHPLGIPVAPGSFFAYVLSLSVIAQVLVLPLVGAYADRSWHKKRLLAWITALGATATIAMVFVTGDRYLLGGALLVVSNVLFGAAETVYYSYLPQISDPDERDAVSSRGWAIGYLGGGLLLLFNVIAVLVGDGLGWSTGEIARWSIVSAGVWWAVFAIFAIRPLRDRPPVETSRSRSVFAGFGQLARTLRELGSLKLTLLFLVAYLIYNDGIQTVITLSATYATEELELEQTALVPTILMIQFLAFGGALLLGALAKRIGAWKAILLSLVLWTFVLAAAYFVPARAPLPFVALGAAIGLVLGGSQALSRSLFSQLIPAGKEAEYYGLYQISDKGTSWMGPLLFGLAYQLTDSYRVSILSLIVFFVVGFLVLAAVPIRRAIVEAGNTPPKLL
- a CDS encoding Hsp70 family protein — its product is MRVLGIDFGTSNTVAMLRTPDGRVRPLLFDGSPLLPSAVYLGTDGRMVVGRDAERNARVDPGRFEPNPKRRVDDGTIFLGDREMPVPDVFATVLGTVATEARRQLGSLPDEVRMTHPARWAERRRNVLIEGAVRAGLPRPKLIAEPVAAASYFTAELQTSVPIGRSLAIYDLGGGTFDATVVRRTAAGFEVLAEGGLPDVGGVDFDHAVIEHLGQVYSRTNGDFWQRLQNPLDATDRRNRRMLWEDVRGAKEMLSRTTSADIHLPAMEIDAHLTRDELEHLIRPYLERTVNCLTTTITEAHLNPRDLVGIFLVGGSSRIPLAAHLIHSQLQVAPTALEQPETVVAEGSLRVGSLPGEGAAPTGRPVSAPVPPRSGPPLRTTGPQVSGAGAGRPVSAPARPVSAPPPHVQARPLSGPPASPAGPMRTPMPPRVNNPMPPRPAAGMPPKPATVKKSWYQEPAVVVTLIVALVLLLGFFIILCLAIGSN